One region of Bdellovibrio bacteriovorus genomic DNA includes:
- a CDS encoding PilZ domain-containing protein, giving the protein MKRKPWSLIVLALLHVFAPIGNLILNALRSGRTLPQQWTYWFEILPKPLLLLYVGVPILAGIFIYICRRWSYWAYLACIALVLLSNLYSYWTSMNWNTLVVLIAVLLVDVLIVAYFVVPSVQQVYFDPRMRWWEAAPRYNFNQEGTVNGAKAFIKNLSQGGLFLTAGPELAEGDKVDVYWKFDDHETVVSGLVVYRVNRPGSEGWGVRFEHTNESQRQVKRAIDKLHSDNKIVAERLPGPEDSFGAWLKKLVTKGEGLFPKFKS; this is encoded by the coding sequence ATGAAAAGAAAACCCTGGTCCTTGATCGTTCTTGCACTTCTTCATGTTTTCGCACCCATTGGAAATCTTATTCTTAATGCCCTCCGCTCGGGACGTACGCTTCCGCAGCAGTGGACTTATTGGTTTGAGATTTTACCGAAGCCTTTGTTGCTTCTATATGTGGGCGTACCGATTCTTGCGGGCATCTTCATTTACATTTGCCGCCGCTGGAGCTACTGGGCGTATCTTGCTTGTATCGCTTTAGTTCTGCTTTCGAATCTTTATAGTTATTGGACAAGCATGAACTGGAATACGTTGGTGGTTCTGATCGCAGTTCTTCTTGTCGATGTTCTGATTGTTGCCTACTTTGTCGTGCCTTCTGTACAGCAAGTTTACTTCGATCCCCGCATGCGTTGGTGGGAAGCTGCTCCTCGTTATAACTTCAATCAAGAAGGAACGGTTAATGGCGCAAAAGCTTTCATTAAAAATCTTTCGCAAGGTGGTTTGTTTCTGACGGCGGGACCAGAGCTTGCTGAGGGTGATAAGGTCGACGTTTACTGGAAGTTTGATGATCACGAAACTGTTGTTTCAGGGCTGGTCGTCTATCGTGTGAATCGTCCAGGCAGTGAAGGTTGGGGAGTTCGTTTTGAACATACCAACGAAAGCCAAAGACAGGTGAAGCGCGCGATTGATAAGTTGCATTCGGATAATAAGATTGTAGCAGAGCGATTGCCGGGGCCTGAAGACAGTTTCGGAGCTTGGTTGAAAAAGCTCGTAACGAAGGGCGAAGGACTATTTCCTAAATTTAAGTCATAA
- a CDS encoding UvrD-helicase domain-containing protein has translation MSSPTSELKNTILRAGAGAGKTTTLTQTFLKFASDFKERNGKFPRIVVTTFTRKATQELKERLLSKALSEGREDLFHYVSAKSQVQISTIHGVLSLFLSRYGSSIGLTPDYKIMSDSEIRKGARKIMRKYLLENPSLQELLEEYDFQTLESALLKYFSENVIFPNMTFIEKGDMQKETEKVVKDIAGKLKRVCTEIGQEASNEKWQEYAQSLANFSWAVSSWDEFFARLESFWEHTSKPQFRKATPPFSLSLHEELEELRERIDKLLEEPRYRPVFWEKHQKNCELFDELAAFFCRDFMSTKLEQGLLSMSDLETLSYKIIQESPDTAVKFSQEWDFWMVDEYQDTSPVQVRLLRHLIGERPLFVVGDPQQSIYLFRGARSEVFQEKVSEIQSQNGDVQIKLTNYRSSPEVLEFFNHYFTKLSKQFAAMTPAPDKIRKGNDDPVVQVLLSETGEEDETSAEVLTTVARIQELLAEGVSPEQICVLGRTHKTLEDIAKVAQEYGVPLQLHSGSGFYERREVLDALAILKFLVNPHDNANFVALLRSPWLALSDSEIASYCHSFKHSFWKEAQKPLEQKDETHPLRILRTLIAQSETKGLSWTFKRALIDLGLFDYSAKIDSTGRREANLWKVVALLSQEERRPGFNFLDFLDSSLETLSTDEGGEDADATPVIEPKRVNFMTVHASKGLQFDQVILPGMGQDPRASHAPVLSIREQDGLWSLKVRNEETQAMTGSILADQITEELRQRESEEFNRVLYVAMTRAKSGVSLIWDRKIGKKSWAAQCPLNLEEGLHQEKDFSYVVRVENLLPKKMQSEALEHKNLRPAWQGEDVEAKRKFISVTELVAPEAISGSAYTPKAGALGQGLARAQQGTNAHRLFEALKYTSYEELLKVSDEDLKKPLQFLTETKDIPLLEIIEKGHVEWGFALSFKDALMQGQIDLWGIVDDTLWMVDYKTGSQRYSETAFKQLEAYAWALYQMKYLDGVHKINLAVVYPMEGLVKIENVRSLAEMNSRMEKRLLEYIQSPES, from the coding sequence ATGTCGAGCCCCACATCTGAATTAAAAAACACCATTCTGCGCGCCGGTGCCGGTGCGGGTAAAACCACAACGTTGACTCAAACTTTTTTGAAGTTTGCTAGCGACTTTAAAGAAAGAAACGGCAAGTTTCCACGCATCGTCGTGACGACCTTCACGCGCAAAGCCACGCAAGAACTGAAAGAACGTCTTTTAAGTAAAGCTTTATCCGAAGGACGTGAAGATCTTTTCCACTATGTCAGTGCAAAGTCGCAAGTTCAGATTTCAACTATTCACGGGGTTTTAAGTCTGTTCTTATCTCGTTATGGTTCGAGCATCGGACTGACGCCTGATTATAAAATCATGAGCGATTCCGAGATCCGCAAGGGCGCGCGTAAAATCATGCGCAAGTACTTGTTAGAAAATCCTTCTTTGCAAGAGCTTCTGGAAGAATACGACTTTCAAACCCTGGAAAGCGCCTTGCTAAAGTATTTCTCTGAAAATGTGATCTTTCCCAACATGACCTTTATTGAAAAAGGGGACATGCAAAAGGAAACTGAAAAAGTCGTCAAAGATATCGCAGGTAAGCTGAAGCGAGTCTGCACTGAGATCGGACAAGAAGCCTCCAATGAAAAGTGGCAGGAATACGCTCAATCTTTAGCGAACTTCTCTTGGGCAGTGTCGTCTTGGGATGAATTCTTTGCACGCCTGGAGAGTTTCTGGGAACACACTTCGAAACCTCAGTTCAGAAAAGCGACGCCGCCATTTTCGCTCAGTCTTCATGAAGAATTAGAAGAATTGCGTGAGCGTATTGATAAGCTCTTAGAAGAGCCCCGCTATCGTCCCGTATTTTGGGAAAAGCATCAAAAGAACTGTGAACTTTTTGATGAACTCGCGGCTTTCTTCTGTCGTGACTTTATGAGCACGAAACTAGAGCAGGGTCTGCTTTCTATGAGTGACCTTGAGACTCTATCGTACAAAATCATTCAAGAGTCCCCAGACACTGCCGTGAAGTTTTCGCAAGAGTGGGATTTTTGGATGGTCGACGAATACCAGGATACAAGCCCTGTGCAAGTGCGGTTGTTGCGTCACCTTATCGGCGAGCGTCCTTTGTTTGTGGTGGGAGATCCCCAACAAAGTATCTATCTTTTCCGTGGAGCCCGTTCGGAAGTCTTCCAGGAAAAGGTCAGCGAAATCCAAAGCCAAAACGGTGATGTGCAGATCAAACTGACGAACTACCGCTCATCGCCAGAAGTGTTAGAATTCTTCAATCACTACTTTACGAAGCTGAGCAAGCAGTTTGCCGCCATGACTCCGGCTCCAGATAAAATCCGTAAAGGAAATGACGATCCTGTTGTGCAAGTTTTACTTTCCGAAACAGGCGAGGAAGATGAAACGTCCGCCGAGGTTTTAACGACAGTGGCCCGTATCCAAGAGCTTCTGGCGGAAGGCGTGAGCCCTGAACAGATCTGCGTGTTAGGACGTACTCATAAAACTTTGGAAGATATTGCGAAGGTGGCCCAAGAGTACGGTGTTCCCTTGCAGCTTCACAGTGGCAGTGGTTTTTATGAGCGTCGCGAAGTTTTAGACGCCTTGGCTATTTTGAAATTCTTGGTGAATCCTCATGATAATGCCAATTTCGTGGCTTTGTTAAGATCCCCATGGTTGGCGTTGTCGGACAGTGAAATTGCAAGTTACTGTCACAGCTTCAAGCATTCCTTCTGGAAAGAGGCGCAAAAGCCTTTGGAGCAAAAAGATGAAACTCATCCGTTGCGCATTCTTAGAACTTTGATTGCGCAAAGTGAAACCAAGGGACTGTCTTGGACCTTTAAGCGAGCTTTGATTGACCTGGGACTTTTTGATTATTCCGCAAAAATCGATTCAACGGGACGTCGCGAGGCCAATCTATGGAAGGTCGTGGCACTTCTTAGCCAAGAGGAACGCCGACCGGGCTTTAACTTTTTGGATTTCTTAGACTCTAGCCTTGAAACTTTGTCGACGGACGAAGGCGGGGAAGATGCTGATGCGACGCCGGTGATTGAGCCTAAGCGTGTGAACTTCATGACCGTGCATGCCTCCAAAGGGTTGCAGTTTGATCAAGTTATTTTACCAGGCATGGGACAAGATCCTCGCGCTAGTCACGCCCCTGTGCTCAGTATCAGAGAACAAGATGGTTTGTGGTCCCTGAAAGTTCGCAATGAAGAAACTCAAGCGATGACCGGAAGTATTCTAGCTGATCAAATCACGGAAGAGCTTCGTCAGCGTGAAAGTGAAGAGTTCAATCGAGTGCTTTACGTAGCCATGACTCGCGCCAAATCCGGTGTCTCTTTAATTTGGGACCGAAAGATCGGGAAGAAGTCATGGGCCGCGCAATGTCCTTTGAACCTGGAAGAAGGTCTGCATCAGGAAAAAGATTTTTCTTATGTGGTGCGCGTGGAAAACCTATTGCCAAAGAAAATGCAAAGCGAGGCATTGGAACATAAGAATCTTCGTCCGGCATGGCAAGGCGAAGACGTAGAAGCTAAACGCAAATTTATCTCTGTCACGGAACTCGTAGCACCGGAAGCGATCTCGGGCTCTGCTTACACTCCGAAAGCTGGTGCTTTAGGGCAAGGTCTAGCTCGGGCTCAGCAGGGTACGAATGCCCATAGATTGTTTGAAGCCTTAAAATACACCTCTTACGAAGAACTACTAAAGGTTTCAGATGAAGATTTAAAAAAGCCTTTGCAGTTCTTAACTGAAACCAAAGACATTCCTCTTTTAGAGATCATTGAAAAGGGACATGTCGAATGGGGTTTTGCTTTGAGTTTTAAAGATGCTCTGATGCAAGGTCAGATCGATCTTTGGGGCATCGTTGATGATACTTTGTGGATGGTGGACTATAAAACTGGCTCTCAACGGTATTCAGAGACCGCCTTTAAACAGTTAGAAGCCTATGCATGGGCTCTTTATCAAATGAAGTATTTAGACGGCGTTCATAAAATCAATCTTGCTGTTGTTTATCCGATGGAGGGATTGGTGAAGATAGAGAATGTCCGCAGTCTGGCAGAGATGAATTCTCGAATGGAAAAAAGACTTCTCGAGTACATACAGTCACCGGAGTCCTGA